The DNA region TCATCGGGCCACGCTGCGCCGATTCGGGTCGAAGAGAGCTTGAAATTTCGAGCGGGCCAGGCTGACAAAGGCGACCGCCTGGCGATGCAGTCGAGCTGGTGCAAGGGTGGCCGGGCGCGCGAGATCCCGGTCGCGCATCCCGTCAGCGGGCGCTGCTCGACAAATTGCGCGAGGCCTGCGGCGATGGCTCGCTGATTCCGCAAGGCCAGCGCTACATCCATTACCGCAAGGAAGTCGAGCACATGACCTGGGGCGCCGGCATCCGCAATATGCACGGGCATCGGCACCGGTACGCCCAATGGCGCTATGAATCACTGACCGGCCACCCCTGCCCTGCGGCCGGTGGCTCCACCTATGAACGCATGAGCCGGGCCGAGAAAGCGGCCGACTTCCGCACCCGGATGCAGATATCCAACGAGCTTGGACACCGCCGCCTCGGTGTAACTGACACCTACCTTGGCGGCCGCTTCGCAAAGGCGCAGAATCGCACGCATGACCATGAAGGCGCCCGTAAAGAAGCTGTTGCCCGAGTTGCAGCAGGAATCACTGCAGGCCCCGCGAGGCGCGGGCCACGATCGAGCTAAATCCGCAGAACATCCGCATGATGATTTTCGACGCTGCAGAACAGGGCCATACGTCACGACGGGTGGGAATGCCGAGTAATCTTGATGAGCGTTGTACAGGTGCGGCATCGGTGCTGGAGAAGTGGTGCAAGAATGAGGGACTTTCGCTGATCCGGGAGAAGCGAACCGTTGACTCGGAGGACGGTCGACGCATTGAAGTGTCTGAGCCGGAAATTTCCTGGCAGCCAAAAGCGTAGGTGCCACTCCTCGGAAGGCGCAAAATCGTGTTGCCGTAAAATCGTGAATGCAATTTTGCGGCGAACGTGCCACAGGGCTAGCGTACTTAGGCCGGGTCACGTCAAGATCGTGCAATCGTATTTGTGATGAATCGTAAAGACGTGACGTAATGATTATTGGCGTGCTCAACCAGAAGGGTGAGGTCGGTAAGACCACCATCGCCATCAACTTGGCGGCGGCCTATGCCAAGGCCGGGTAGCGCGTGCTGTTCGTCGAAGGGTGTAGCCGCGGCTCGCGCGCGACCATGATTTCGTCACGCAACGAGCAGCGCCATCTCACATGGCCGGTCTTTTTATCGGCGGCGTGATAATCCTCAGGGCGTCGTCTGGCAATCGCTTCGCCTCATCTCAAGGCCCACACATCCGCTCGTCCCCTCTCCGGGGTCGTCAGGATCACCGGCACGGCCTTGGGGTGGATGAGCTCAACGATGACGTTCGGCGTGGTAGTCAGAAAGCCGTAAGGACGAGAGGCTCGGGGATTGGTGTGACGTCTGTGATCGCCGGCAAAGCGGCGGGGCGCTCAGGCAAATGAACTCCAGCCGCATAGCCTGAGCCTGCTGGCGCAGCTGTAACGCTGCGAGCCGCCGCGCAACGGCCAAGCCATCGTCACAACCACCCTGCACGATGTCGCACGCGAATTCCATTCGGATCGGGGCCCACGGCGGCTCCAAGGACTGCCCCTTCTTCTAGTCCACAATCTAATACGCAGGGCGCGGACGGACTGGAGGCTGCGGTAGATCAAGCCATCGGGGGCGTGGCCGCGACATG from Bradyrhizobium genosp. L includes:
- a CDS encoding AAA family ATPase translates to MIIGVLNQKGEVGKTTIAINLAAAYAKAG